The Faecalibacter bovis genome includes the window TTTACCAGCTAATTCTTTTCCTTCTTCTGCATTAAAACTTGCAAATTCTTTAATATCTGCTCCCGCAACAAATGATTTTTCTCCAGCTCCTGTTAAGATTACTGCACGAATATTATCATTAGATTTTGCTTCATCAAAAAAAGTAGATAAATCTTCTAATAAACCTTTGTTTAAAGCATTTAATGCTTGAGGGCGGTTTAATGTTACAACAGCAATTCTGTTTTCAATTTCTACTAATAAATTCTCGTATGACATTATATTTTTTTTTGTGTTTGATTATGTTTTGAATTCGATTCTAAAAATAATGGATTTTTATTAATTATTTACTTTTATGATATTTCTATTTCATTCCACTCTCTGATTCAGTATTTAAAATTTAACCTGAAAATATTTGCTAAAATCAAAATCCTTTATACATTTGTCCCAATGAAAACATTATTTACAAATAACTGGTGGTGGAAATTCGAACAGCAAAACGTTGGTTCGTAGGAGCGCTATATAGTTATATGTAGAAAAAGGCTTGTCGGAACCGACAAGCCTTTTTTTGTACCCAAAAATTAAAAAAACATCCCAATTTCAAATATTAAAAACAATGAATTTAACATTCAAAACACAATCTGAAAAACGCTTAGGAGATTTAAGAACTCCAGTACAGATGTACTTAAAATTGCGTGACATCTTTCCAAATGCATTGCTTTTAGAAAGTTCAGATTATCATTCGAAATCAGATGCTAACTCTTTTATTTGCTTAAATCCAATTGCGACAATTGAGGTAAATAAAGGAATTGTAACCGAATCTTATTCGAATGGTGAAACAAAAAATTATCCGTTACTAGGACAAGAATCAGCAGAAGTGATTAAGAATTTTGCTACCCAATTCAAAATTGAAACAGAAGAAAATTTAATCGTAAATGGTTTATTTGGATACATTGGTTGGGATGCCATTCCGTATTTCGAAACGGTAAAATTTAAGAATGAAGGTAATGAAGCAACGATTCCAGAAGTTCGTTATTCTTTCTATCAAAACATCATTGTTTTCAATCATTTCCACAACGAAATTCAGTATTTAGAATTCCAAAATAATGAAACTGATTCTCGTTTTGATGAAATTAAAGATATTATTCGAAACAAAACTTTTGTGGAATATCCATTCCAAATCGAAAGTGAAATCGAATCCAACTTGACCGATGAAGAATTTAAAAATATCGTGAGCCAATGCAAACAATCGTGTTTCAGAGGAGATGTTTTTCAAATTGTTCCGTCAAGACAGTTCAAGCAAAAGTTCTCGGGTGACGAGTTCAATGTTTATCGTGTATTACGTTCCATCAATCCCTCTCCCTACCTATTTTATTTCGATTATGGAAATTATAAGATTCTTGGATCTTCACCTGAAGCCCAATTGATTGTTCGCGATAATCAAGCACAAATTCACCCGATTGCTGGAACTGTTCGTCGTACTGGTTCGCCAGAATTAGACAAGGAATTAACGGATCAATTGATTAAGGATCCAAAAGAAAATGAAGAACACGTGATGTTAGTTGATTTGGCTCGAAATGATTTAAGTCGAAATTCGAAAGCGGTTACTGTAGAATCTTACAAAGAAATTCAAGTTTTTTCTCATGTGATTCATATGGTTTCTAAAGTCATTGCCGATATCGAACCATCAATTAATACCATGAAAGTTTTCGCCGATTCTTTTCCAGCAGGCACATTATCGGGCGCTCCAAAATTTAAAGCGATGGAATTATTGGATCAATACGAAAATCAAAACCGTGGAATTTACGGTGGAGCCATTGGGTATTTAGGATTTAATGGCGACATTAATATGGCGATTGCGATCCGAACATTCGTCAGTAAACAGAATACATTATATTTCCAAGCGGGTGCTGGAGTCGTTTCTAAATCCATTGAAGAAAACGAGTTACAAGAAGTTAATCACAAATTAGGCGCTTTACGCAAAGCCATTCAATTAGCAGAAAACATTTAAACCATGAAAATTTTAGTTTTAGATAATTACGATTCGTTTACTTACAATATCGTTCACGCACTACGCAAATTCACGGATACTATTGATGTTTTTCGCAACGATGAAATTGCGTTGGAAGACGTCGAACAATACGATAAAATCTTACTTTCTCCAGGTCCTGGAATTCCAGACGAGGCGAATTTATTAAAACCAATTATTGAGAAATATGCGCCGACCAAATCCATTTTTGGAATTTGTTTAGGGCAACAAGCAATTGGTGAAGTTTTTGGAGGAACGTTATTGAATACACAAGAAGTTTTTCACGGCGTACAATCAGAAATTGAAGTCGTTCATTCGGACGAAATTTTATTTCAAAATATGCCGTCTCACTTACAAGTGGGTCGTTACCATTCTTGGGTGGTTTCGAATGATAACTTTCCTGATACTTTAGAAATTACAGCGAAAGGACCTAAAGGGGAAGTAATGGCTTTAAGACATAAAACGTATGATGTACGTGGTGTCCAATTTCATCCCGAATCAATATTAACACCCGAAGGAGAACAAATGATTGAAAACTGGTTAAAAGCTTAAGCGATGAAAAAGTTATTGAATCAATTATTTGAAAACTATACGTTAAACGAAGAAGAAGCCTACCAAATTATGGTGGATATTTCTGAATCCAAGTATTCGGATATCGAATTGGCTTCATTTTTAACGGTTTTCAATATGCGTAATATTACGTTAGAAGAATTAAAAGGTTATCGTAGAGCTTTATTGGATTTATGTTTAAAGGTTAATCTTCCGAAAAACGCTTTAGATATTGTTGGAACCGGTGGAGATGGAAAAGACACATTTAATATTTCAACTTTAAGTGCTTTTGTGATTGCCGGAACAGGCGAAAAAGTGATTAAACAAGGTAATTATGGTGCTTCGTCAGTCAGTGGTTCATCGAATATGTTGGAACAATTTGGGTATCAATTTTCTTCGGATGAAGCGAAATTAAACCAAGAATATGAAGAAATTGGATTAACCTTTTTACACGCACCTTTATTCCATCCCGCATTGAAAAAAGTTGCGAATTTAAGACGTGAATTAGGTGTAAAAACGTTCTTTAATTTAATGGGACCTTTAGTGAATCCGGTACAACCCGATTTTCAGAATTTGGGAACATTTGATGTTAAAACGGCTCGTTTGTATCATTATGTGATGCAAAATTCGGGTAAAAGTTATGCGATTTCAACTGCCTTAGCAGGATATGATGAAATCTCATTAACGTCACCAACGAAAGTATATACGAATCAAGGTGAATTCTTGTACCAAAGTGAGGATTTTGGATTAGAAACGATTCAAGCCGACCAAATTGCAGGAGGAAAAACGGTAGAAGAAAACGCAAAAATTTTCATCTCCGTTTTACAGAACGAAAGCACCAAAGCGCAAAAAGAAGTCGTTTTAGCCAATTCAGCTTTAGGATTAAAAACAATTCATCTAACCAAAGATTTAAAAGAATGTGTAGCGATTGCAAACGAAAGTTTAGCCTCAGGAAAAGCATTCGAAATCTTTCAAAAACTAACCAACCGATGAAAAATATATTAGACCAAATCGTTGAACAAAAACGAATCGAAGTTCAACAAAAACAACAAATTCAATCCATTGAGGATTTAAAACAAAGTATTCACTTTTTAAATCCGGTTCGTTCCGCGAAAGCTTCAGTTTTAGATGCAACTAAAACGGGAATTATTGCAGAATTTAAACGTAAATCGCCATCGAAAGGATTTATCAACGAAAATGCTAACGTAAAAGAAGTCGTTGCAGGTTATGAACAATTTGGTGCTTCTGTGGTTTCGGTTTTAACGGATGAAAATTTCTTTGGCGGAAGCCTTGAAGATTTACAGCAAGCGAAGGAAGTTTTATCGATTCCTGTGCTTCGCAAGGATTTTATTATCGATGTATACCAAGTGTATGAAACGAAAGCAATTGGAGCCGATTTGATGTTATTGATTGCCGAATGTTTAACGAAAGACGAAGTACACGATTTAGCCAAATTGGCGAAAGAAATCGGATTAGAAGTTTTGTTGGAAATTCATTCGGAAGACCAATTAGAAAAAGTAAATGAATACATCGATTTAATCGGAATCAATAACAGAAATTTAAAAACATTTGTTGTGGATACGGAAAAATCGAAACAGATATTACAACAACTACCGGAGGATTTGATTAAAGTCGCGGAAAGCGGAATTACTGATCCAGAAGTAGTCAAAGATTTAAAAGAAGCTGGATTTCAATCATTTTTAATCGGTGAAAACTTTATGAAAAATGAAAATCCTGGGAAAGCCTTTCAAGAATTTGTCAATCAATTGTAATGAAAAGATTTCAAGTTAAAGTATGTGGTAATAATTCGGTTGAGAATTTTAAAGCCTTAACCGAAATCGAACCCGATTATGTTGGATTTATCTTTTATCCAAAATCTCCACGATTTGTAAAAGATGAAACCATTTTCGACATTTTTCCTAATGCTGAACGTGTAGGGGTTTTTGTGAATGAAACCATTGAAACTATTATACAAAAAGTTCAACAATTTGAATTGGATGTGGTGCAATTACACGGAGATGAAACACCAGCATATTGTCAAGAATTAATTGAAGCCAAACATCAACAATTATTAACTTCTGAACAGTTTTTAGATTTTAAAATTTGGAAAGCTATCGGTGTTAATGAAGATACAGATTTTGAACAATTAAGAGGTTATCAACAAGTTGTTGATAGTTTTGTATTCGACACCAAATCAAAGCAATATGGCGGTACAGGACAGAAATTTGATTGGCAAATATTGAAAACCTATCAGTTATCAACACCCTTTTTATTAAGTGGTGGAATTCAATTAGAAGATGCCTTGGTTTTGAAAAATTTCCAACATTCCCAATGCATCGGTTTTGATATCAACAGTGGTTTTGAAATTGAACCCGGAATCAAAAACATCGAAAAAGTAAAACAATTTATCGACACGATTGATGGTCGAATTGAACAAAATTAAGAGAACAAACAAAATGAAATATTCAGTAGACGAGAACGGATTTTATGGTGATTTTGGAGGAGCATTTATCCCTGAATTATTACATCACAATTGTCAAGAATTAAAAGATGCATTCGATAAATACTTTTATACAGAAGAATTCCAAAGTGAATTTCGTGGTTTATTAAAAGATTACGTTGGTCGACCAAGTCCATTATATTATGCACCAAAATTATCGGAACGTTACGGTGCAAACATTTTATTAAAACGTGAGGATTTAAACCATACTGGAGCACACAAAGTAAACAATACCATTGGACAAGCTTTGCTGGCGAAACGAATGGGTAAAACAAAGATTTTAGCGGAAACAGGAGCTGGACAACACGGTGTAGCTACAGCAACAATCTGTGCCTTATTAGGTTTAGAATGTACTGTTTTTATGGGCGAAATTGATATTGCGCGTCAAGCACCGAATGTAGCTCGTATGCAAATGTTAGGAGCAACTGTAGTCGCAGCAACTTCTGGAAGTAAAACTTTAAAAGATGCAACAAACGAAGCGATTCGTTACTGGATTAATAATCCTGAAACCTATTATTTAATAGGTTCTGTCGTTGGACCTCATCCTTATCCTGCGATTGTTGCCGAATTCCAAGCGATTATTTCGGAAGAGATTCGTAAACAATTATTAGAGAAATACGGGAAAGAAACGCCGGATTATGTGATTGCTTGTGTCGGTGGAGGAAGTAATGCAGCTGGCGCATTTTATCACTTTTTAGATGATGAAGAAGTGAAATTAATTGCGGTTGAAGCGGCTGGATTAGGAGTTGATTCTGGAGAAACTGCTGCAACCATGCAAAAAGGTACCGAAGGAATTATCCACGGTAGTAAAACCATGTTAATGCAGGATGAAGATGGACAAATTGTTGAGCCTTATTCGATCTCTGCAGGATTAGATTATCCTGGAGTCGGACCTTTACATGCGCATTTATTCAAAACTGGACGTGGAACGTTTTTAAACGCTACAGATGAAGAAGCATTGCAAGCTGCATTTTTATTAACAAGAGAAGAAGGAATCATTCCAGCCTTAGAATCTTCACACGCTTTAGCTGTATTAGAAAAAATCGATTTTAAACCGCAAGACATTGTGGTTCTGAACCTTTCAGGCCGTGGAGATAAAGATTTAGAAACGTATATGAAATTTTCTGAAAAATATTAATCAAATAATTTGGTTATAATTAAAAAATAATCCTACATTTGCACCTCGATAATCAAAGATATCGGGGTGTAGCGTAGCCCGGTCATCGCGCCTGCTTTGGGAGCAGGAGGTCGCAGGTTCGAATCCTGCCACCCCGACAAATTTTTACCGAAAATTTGATTATCGAAAAAAAACACCTTAATCGGGGTGTAGCGTAGCCCGGTCATCGCGCCTGCTTTGGGAGCAGGAGGTCGCAGGTTCGAATCCTGCCACCCCGACGAAACAAAAAGCCTCTTCAAAATGAAGAGGCTTTTTTATTTTATATAATCTTTAAGACTAATAGGTCTTTTCAATGGCTTTTACCATATTATATATTAATTCGTTACATGGTGTTTTCACTCCAACTTCTTTTCCAAGTTTTATAATTTCACCAGAAAATTCATCAACTTCAGAATTTCTTTTTGCTTCACGATCTTGTAGCATTGATGTTTTAGCCTCGCCATCAACTTTTGTTAAAGTCGATTTCATTCGTTTTATTTCCTCCTCTCCAATTTCAATTCCTAAAGCATTACCAACCGAAATAACTTCGTCAGCTACCATATCCATTAATTTTAAGACAGACTCGTTTGACACGAATTCTTTATACTGAAATTCTAATATGAAACTTAATTGATTTGCTACAACATTAATTAAATATTTTGCCCATTGTGCTTTCTGAATTTCCTGTGATAATTCGTTCGGAATATTTGCGTCAAGCATAAATTGATGCAATTCTGTCAACTCTTCTTGGAATTCATTATTAACATGTCCAAAAACAATTTTACCAATGCTACCATAAGCGACTTTATTTCCAATTTTAATTGCATCCATGTAGGCAACTGCATTTAAAACACGATGCCAACCAAAATGTTCAGCCAAAATACTTTCAGAAGAAATTCCATTCATCAAACTGATAATCTTAGTATTTTCACCAACAAAAGGCTTCAAATCTTCAATTGCTTGATCTAAATGTGAACTTTTTACAACTAAAAAAATATAATCAGGAATATTATATTTATCCTCAGGTGTTATATAATCAAAATCATATTCTTTCTCGTTAACATAAATTTTTTCATTTTTATAACGAACTTTTCTTTTTTGATTTACAATAACTTTTACAATTTCTGGTTTGTATTCATAAAAGCTAGCAGCATATTTTGCTCCTAATGCTCCCAAACCTAAAAAATATACCGAATTAATAGACATTTGTTTAAAATTTTCAATAAATATAAACGAAAAACCGAATATTATTAATTGTATTTTGCCAAATTAATAAACAAGAAGTTCAGCTATATTTTTTTACATATCTTTAACAAAATTTATAAAACAAAGTGAGTCAGAAAGAAAATACTGAGAATAAGGAACTTCAGCGCGGACTTACCAACAGACACATCCAATTAATTGCTTTGGGTGGAGCTATTGGAACCGGCTTATTCCTTGGAATTGGTCCAGCAGCAGTTTTAGCAGGACCTTCTGTTATTTTAGGATATGCAATCGCAGGAATTATTGCATTTTTTATTATGCGTCAATTAGGTGAGATGGTCGTAAACGAACCAGTATCGGGAAGTTTTAGTCATTTTGCATATAAGTATTGGGGACCTTTTGCAGGGTTCGCGTCTGGCTGGAATTATTGGATTTTGTATGTATTGGTAAGTATGGCCGAATTAACTGCAATCGGTATATATGTACAATTTTGGTGGCCTGAAATACCACTTTGGGCATCAAGTTTATTTTTCTTTTTAGTAATTAATGCACTGAATTTAGGTTCTGTAAAAATGTTTGGAGAAGCTGAATTTTGGTTCTCTATTATTAAAGTAATTGCAATTATCGCTATGATTATTTTCGGTAGTTACTTATTATTAAGTGGAACCGGAGGCGAACAAGCAAGCATTCAGAATTTATGGAATAACGGTGGATTTTTACCAAAAGGCTGGTTTTCTGGTGACAGTGCTAGCGGTTTTAGTGGTTTATTAGCTGCTATGGCTTTAATTATGTTCTCTTTCGGAGGATTAGAATTAATTGGTATTACAGCTGCTGAGGCGAAAAATCCAGAAAAAACTATTCCACAAGCTACTAATCAAGTAATTTATAGAATTTTAATCTTTTATGTTGGTGCGTTAGTGATTTTATTTTCGTTATCGCCATGGGAAACAATAACGGTAGAAAGTAGTCCTTTTGTAACTGTTTTTGATAATTTAAAAAGCTTAAATGTAAATCTATTCGGACAAGATGTTCAATTTTCTAGAATCATTGCTAATGCGTTAAATTTAATTGTTTTAACGGCAGCATTATCAGTTTACAACAGCTCGGTTTATAGTAATTCTAGAATGCTATACGGGTTAGCTGAACAAGGAAATGCACCTAAGTTTTTAATGAAATTAAACAAAAACAGTGTACCTGTTATGGCAATAGTAGTATCATCTATATTTGCTGCAATATGTATTATAATTAACAAAGTTATTCCAGAATCTGCTTTTGAGATACTTATGTCTTTAGTGGTTTCTACGTTAGTTATAAATTGGATAATGATTTCTTATACGCATTTAAAATATCGTCAACAGAAGAAAATTGAAAATGTAAAAACTTTATTTCCTTCTTTCTTATACCCTATTAGTAATTATATCTGTTTAGTATTTCTATTCAGTATATTAATAATAATGTATTTTACAGGAATGGAAACGTCTGTAATTTTAATACCAATTTGGTTAGTATTCCTATATGTTTCCTACAATTTAGTTAAGAGATTTAAAAAATAAAAAAAAAGCCATCAATCTGAGATTGATGGCTTTTTAAATCGACTCTAATTGAAAATAAATTCTAATCTATATATTGATTTAAAATTTGCACTAATTGTTCTTTAGGCTTTGCTCCACTTTGTTTCCAAAGTAACTCTCCTTTCTTAAAAATAGCAAATGTAGGAACACCTTGCACTTGATATCTTGATGCTAAATTTTGATATTTATCAACATCAACTTTTAATATTGTAACTCCATCACCAAGCTCTTGTTTAACCTGTTGCAAAATCGGACCCATCATTTGACATGGTCCACACCATGTTGCAAAAAAATCTATTAAAACCGGCTTATCCGATGCGATTACCTCTTCAAACGTCATAGTTTTTTGTTCTTTTATATTGTGTTCAGTTTCTTTTCTTTTAGAAAATAGGTTATTAAAGAAATTCATATCTAATAAATTATATTTAATACTAAGATATAAAAAAGCACTCCCGAAGGAGTGCTGAATTAAGCTTTTGCCTAATTACCAACCTAAACCTATGAAAAATTATTAACTCTAACGATTAATAACATTTGTATCATTGCAATATAAATACCAAAACATACTATTATTCAATAGTTTAAATGTTTTTAGTTTTATATTAACATTTTAAATCGGTAATCTTAAATCAATTAACTTATAACTGACAAATATATTTTGGATTGACAGCTTTAATCTCATTTAAAACTGACATAACTTCTTCTTTTGTAGAATTTTCTTCAAGCCTTTTCAATTGTTCAGAATTTAATCCAACCATTTGCATGAAAAGAACTTTACCGTGCGGAGTTTCAATTTCATCTAAATCAACATCTTTTACAAATGCTAATCCTACAATATCTGTATCACATTCAGAACGGATTGGTCCTCCTAGCGGTAGAAATTGATATTCATCAAACCAAACTTTTGTTTCGTGAACAAAACGAGCCAAATTATTCATTAATTGTATCACCCAGAAAGGATCTTCATCTCCGTCAGCATCAAACGGCTTAACTCGAAATGTAAATTCCATTCCCCATTTACTAAATTCTTCACCAACAGCTTCTTCATTATAGTATAAATGAGACATTCCGTAAGAAATTAAATGACGATATCCATCATTATCAAAAACAGCAACACCATCAATTGGATCTTCGCCACCTTGGAAAGACATCACTTGTGGAGAATAAAAACGAGGCTCTAAATCTCCGTAAACCTCTTTTAATCTATTTTCTATCGATAAAGCACCAACAGCTTGATCTTTTTTGAATTGACTTCTGTATTCTTCTAAATTCATGATACAAAAATAATTGAACTTAATTAAACGGCATAAAAAAAAAGAGTTTCAATATAATTGAAACTCTTTTTGCTACTTAGTAGCGAGGACCGGACTCGAACCGATGACCTTCGGGTTATGAGCCCGACGAGCTACCTACTGCTCCACCTCGCGATATTTAGTAGCGAGAACAGGACTCGAACCTGTGACCTTCGGGTTATGAGCCCGACGAGCTACCTACTGCTCCATCTCGCGATATTAGACTGCAAATATACAATGAGATATTTGATTTTATACTATTAATTTATTTTTTTTCGCCACTCTACACTTTTACACAAGCAAAACTGTTAGATATCAACGAAGTAACTGGTAAAATAAATTTCAAAAAAAAAGAGCTTCAATAAAATTGAAACTCTTTTTGCTACTTAGTAGCGAGGACCGGACTCGAACCGATGACCTTCGGGTTATGAGCCCGACGAGCTACCTACTGCTCCACCTCGCGATATTTAGTAGCGAGAACAGGACTCGAACCTGTGACCTTCGGGTTATGAGCCCGACGAGCTACCTACTGCTCCATCTCGCGATATTGGATTGCAAATGTACTAACATTTTTTAGATTACCAAACTTTTAAACAATTATTTTAACAATAAACCGAAAATACCCATTTATAGGTATTTGATAGTAAATTTTTAAGAAATAAATTTACAGTCCTAACTAATTAAAAATTTCGTATGAACCTGTTGCATTTTGAAGGTGCAGTGGAAAGTATTCTTTATATTTTTCACAGTACTGACTTGCATAGTGTGCTTAACACTGTCTTGATATCAATTATCCTTGTCTATGGCATTTATTCTTATTATAAAAATAAGGATAGAGCAAAACATTCAAACACTCAGAATGTTCAAGCTAATCTAAAATTTATTCACTCTGATATAAATTCTTCAACTTCCAAATCTATTGGTATATCAGATGTAAAAAAGCAAGATTTAATTAAAAAGCTTATTGAATTTGAAAATTCTACAATTTTTCTAGAAAAAAACATTTCATTAGCTAAAGTTTCAAGTCATTTAGATACAAATACAAAATATCTATCACATGTGATAAAAGCACATAGTGATCGTGATTTTAATAACTACATCAATTTACTACGAATCCAATACGTAGTAAATAAACTAAATGATGATCCTAAATTTTTAAATTTTAAAATTAGTGCAATTGCTGATGAAGCTGGTTTTTCATCACACAGTAAATTCGCTCATTTTTTTAAATTAAATCTAGGAGAGTCACCATCTACTTACATTTCTAAAATTAAAAAACGAAAATCTTTTCAAATCGATAAGATTAAATTTTAGAATATTAGAAAATTCTACTGGCTAAATTCCGCAATTCAGATGGTAATATTGATTATTTCAATACTATCGAAACCTGTGGATTTTAGTGACTAACAACCCAATATTGTTCTGTTAATTAATTAATTTTTTATATCCATTTTCGTGAAAATGAATACGTAATAAAAATTTTTAAACAATTAATAATATAATTTTGGAAAACTAACAAACAACTAATTTAACTAAACTAATAAAACTATGGTAAATCTTTATCAAAAAGCAATAGCCATTGCTGCGCTTTTTATTTTCCAAGGGGTGCATGCACAGGTTTGGATTTCTGATAAAACAGACTTTCAGCCTCGTAGCGGATATGCACTTCAAATTGATGGTAATTTAAAAGTTGATTCAGGTATTAAACTAGCTGAAACTGATGGTGAACCTGGACAAGTTCTAAAATCAACTGGACCAAATTCAAGACCAGTTTGGGTTGATAATCCTGATGTTGAACTTCCTGAAGGTATGTTATTTATTGAAAATACATA containing:
- a CDS encoding anthranilate synthase component I family protein, whose protein sequence is MNLTFKTQSEKRLGDLRTPVQMYLKLRDIFPNALLLESSDYHSKSDANSFICLNPIATIEVNKGIVTESYSNGETKNYPLLGQESAEVIKNFATQFKIETEENLIVNGLFGYIGWDAIPYFETVKFKNEGNEATIPEVRYSFYQNIIVFNHFHNEIQYLEFQNNETDSRFDEIKDIIRNKTFVEYPFQIESEIESNLTDEEFKNIVSQCKQSCFRGDVFQIVPSRQFKQKFSGDEFNVYRVLRSINPSPYLFYFDYGNYKILGSSPEAQLIVRDNQAQIHPIAGTVRRTGSPELDKELTDQLIKDPKENEEHVMLVDLARNDLSRNSKAVTVESYKEIQVFSHVIHMVSKVIADIEPSINTMKVFADSFPAGTLSGAPKFKAMELLDQYENQNRGIYGGAIGYLGFNGDINMAIAIRTFVSKQNTLYFQAGAGVVSKSIEENELQEVNHKLGALRKAIQLAENI
- a CDS encoding anthranilate synthase component II, giving the protein MKILVLDNYDSFTYNIVHALRKFTDTIDVFRNDEIALEDVEQYDKILLSPGPGIPDEANLLKPIIEKYAPTKSIFGICLGQQAIGEVFGGTLLNTQEVFHGVQSEIEVVHSDEILFQNMPSHLQVGRYHSWVVSNDNFPDTLEITAKGPKGEVMALRHKTYDVRGVQFHPESILTPEGEQMIENWLKA
- the trpD gene encoding anthranilate phosphoribosyltransferase, producing MKKLLNQLFENYTLNEEEAYQIMVDISESKYSDIELASFLTVFNMRNITLEELKGYRRALLDLCLKVNLPKNALDIVGTGGDGKDTFNISTLSAFVIAGTGEKVIKQGNYGASSVSGSSNMLEQFGYQFSSDEAKLNQEYEEIGLTFLHAPLFHPALKKVANLRRELGVKTFFNLMGPLVNPVQPDFQNLGTFDVKTARLYHYVMQNSGKSYAISTALAGYDEISLTSPTKVYTNQGEFLYQSEDFGLETIQADQIAGGKTVEENAKIFISVLQNESTKAQKEVVLANSALGLKTIHLTKDLKECVAIANESLASGKAFEIFQKLTNR
- the trpC gene encoding indole-3-glycerol phosphate synthase TrpC, which gives rise to MKNILDQIVEQKRIEVQQKQQIQSIEDLKQSIHFLNPVRSAKASVLDATKTGIIAEFKRKSPSKGFINENANVKEVVAGYEQFGASVVSVLTDENFFGGSLEDLQQAKEVLSIPVLRKDFIIDVYQVYETKAIGADLMLLIAECLTKDEVHDLAKLAKEIGLEVLLEIHSEDQLEKVNEYIDLIGINNRNLKTFVVDTEKSKQILQQLPEDLIKVAESGITDPEVVKDLKEAGFQSFLIGENFMKNENPGKAFQEFVNQL
- a CDS encoding phosphoribosylanthranilate isomerase, which translates into the protein MKRFQVKVCGNNSVENFKALTEIEPDYVGFIFYPKSPRFVKDETIFDIFPNAERVGVFVNETIETIIQKVQQFELDVVQLHGDETPAYCQELIEAKHQQLLTSEQFLDFKIWKAIGVNEDTDFEQLRGYQQVVDSFVFDTKSKQYGGTGQKFDWQILKTYQLSTPFLLSGGIQLEDALVLKNFQHSQCIGFDINSGFEIEPGIKNIEKVKQFIDTIDGRIEQN
- the trpB gene encoding tryptophan synthase subunit beta: MKYSVDENGFYGDFGGAFIPELLHHNCQELKDAFDKYFYTEEFQSEFRGLLKDYVGRPSPLYYAPKLSERYGANILLKREDLNHTGAHKVNNTIGQALLAKRMGKTKILAETGAGQHGVATATICALLGLECTVFMGEIDIARQAPNVARMQMLGATVVAATSGSKTLKDATNEAIRYWINNPETYYLIGSVVGPHPYPAIVAEFQAIISEEIRKQLLEKYGKETPDYVIACVGGGSNAAGAFYHFLDDEEVKLIAVEAAGLGVDSGETAATMQKGTEGIIHGSKTMLMQDEDGQIVEPYSISAGLDYPGVGPLHAHLFKTGRGTFLNATDEEALQAAFLLTREEGIIPALESSHALAVLEKIDFKPQDIVVLNLSGRGDKDLETYMKFSEKY
- a CDS encoding ketopantoate reductase family protein — its product is MSINSVYFLGLGALGAKYAASFYEYKPEIVKVIVNQKRKVRYKNEKIYVNEKEYDFDYITPEDKYNIPDYIFLVVKSSHLDQAIEDLKPFVGENTKIISLMNGISSESILAEHFGWHRVLNAVAYMDAIKIGNKVAYGSIGKIVFGHVNNEFQEELTELHQFMLDANIPNELSQEIQKAQWAKYLINVVANQLSFILEFQYKEFVSNESVLKLMDMVADEVISVGNALGIEIGEEEIKRMKSTLTKVDGEAKTSMLQDREAKRNSEVDEFSGEIIKLGKEVGVKTPCNELIYNMVKAIEKTY
- a CDS encoding amino acid permease; the protein is MSQKENTENKELQRGLTNRHIQLIALGGAIGTGLFLGIGPAAVLAGPSVILGYAIAGIIAFFIMRQLGEMVVNEPVSGSFSHFAYKYWGPFAGFASGWNYWILYVLVSMAELTAIGIYVQFWWPEIPLWASSLFFFLVINALNLGSVKMFGEAEFWFSIIKVIAIIAMIIFGSYLLLSGTGGEQASIQNLWNNGGFLPKGWFSGDSASGFSGLLAAMALIMFSFGGLELIGITAAEAKNPEKTIPQATNQVIYRILIFYVGALVILFSLSPWETITVESSPFVTVFDNLKSLNVNLFGQDVQFSRIIANALNLIVLTAALSVYNSSVYSNSRMLYGLAEQGNAPKFLMKLNKNSVPVMAIVVSSIFAAICIIINKVIPESAFEILMSLVVSTLVINWIMISYTHLKYRQQKKIENVKTLFPSFLYPISNYICLVFLFSILIIMYFTGMETSVILIPIWLVFLYVSYNLVKRFKK
- the trxA gene encoding thioredoxin, which codes for MNFFNNLFSKRKETEHNIKEQKTMTFEEVIASDKPVLIDFFATWCGPCQMMGPILQQVKQELGDGVTILKVDVDKYQNLASRYQVQGVPTFAIFKKGELLWKQSGAKPKEQLVQILNQYID
- a CDS encoding suppressor of fused domain protein, producing MNLEEYRSQFKKDQAVGALSIENRLKEVYGDLEPRFYSPQVMSFQGGEDPIDGVAVFDNDGYRHLISYGMSHLYYNEEAVGEEFSKWGMEFTFRVKPFDADGDEDPFWVIQLMNNLARFVHETKVWFDEYQFLPLGGPIRSECDTDIVGLAFVKDVDLDEIETPHGKVLFMQMVGLNSEQLKRLEENSTKEEVMSVLNEIKAVNPKYICQL
- a CDS encoding helix-turn-helix domain-containing protein, encoding MNLLHFEGAVESILYIFHSTDLHSVLNTVLISIILVYGIYSYYKNKDRAKHSNTQNVQANLKFIHSDINSSTSKSIGISDVKKQDLIKKLIEFENSTIFLEKNISLAKVSSHLDTNTKYLSHVIKAHSDRDFNNYINLLRIQYVVNKLNDDPKFLNFKISAIADEAGFSSHSKFAHFFKLNLGESPSTYISKIKKRKSFQIDKIKF